Part of the Crossiella cryophila genome, GAGGTTCTTGTAGCCGGTCGGGCCGAGGAAGGGCAGTGCGGACGGGGCCGCGGCCGAGGCGGTGGTCCCGCCCAGCAGCAGGACCGCCGCACCGGCGGCCAGAACCGGGGCAAGCTTGTACGCCAGAGCACTCATGTTGTTTTCCCCCAACGGGTTGATGATGATTCCGGCGCTCTCCCGCGCCGAATCCACCCTCAAGACGTCCCGCCCTCCCCGCGGGTTGCGTCCGGTCCGGGAAGTTTCTTTCCAGACCGCTACAGCTCGCTGGCCTGCAGCCCGAAATCGGTGATCCGGCCGCCGTCCACGGTGAACCAGTAGTGCGCGCGCGGGTTGCCGGGCGCGGCCGCGCGGTAGATCCAGTCGCAGAGCCGGTCCCGGCGCAGCACCGGGTAGGCATCACGCAGGTCGGCGAGTTCGCTGCCACGCCAGATGCCCTGCGGGGTCAGCATCTTCGAGGTGCCGCCGATCATGACCACGCCGTTGGTCGGGGAGATGAACACGCCGCTGGTCTTGGGCTGGCTGCCCTCGCCGGTGGCGAAACGGTAGAAGCGGCACACGCCGCTGGTGTCGTCGGTGCTGAGCAGTCCGGTGTCGAGCGCGTCCGCCTCGCTCATCCCGAGCCGCAACGCGCGATAGCCGTGCGCGTGCAGAAGTCGCAACTGAGCGAGGTCCGTGTGTGCTGTGACGGACTCCGCGAGATTGGTCATGGTCCACCCCCGGGGCAGGAAACGCAGCGCTGACACTTGTGACACGCATGGGCCGCGCGGGTGGTTGCCGATCTTCCGGACTTTTTTCTTGCTTCCCTCGAACGGGTGGTGCTCAGTCGCGCTGGAGCAGGGCGCGGATGGTGTCGGTGAGCACCGAGGCCGGCAGCGTGGGGTCCAGCGCGCGCTGCATGCCCAGGCCGATGCCCAGGCTGAGCAGGGCGGGCGCGAGCACCTCCGCGGACAGGGCGGGCCGCAGGCCGAGTTCGGCGCTCTGCTGCTCGATCAGCGCGGCGATGGCCCGGTGCAGGCCGCGGGCCCGCCTGGCCAGCTGCCCGCCCAGTTCCGGATCGCGCCGGGCCTGCACCGCGAACTCCACCTCCAGCAGCGTCCAGCCGGTGTCGCCGAGCATGCGCTGGGCCCAGGCGTCGAAGGCGGCCAGCCGCTGCTCGCTGTCCGCGCTGGACTGGAAGGCGGCCACGATCTGCGTCGCCTCGGCCAGGTGCAGCGCGTCCAGCACCGCCAGGCACAGCTCGTCCTTGTTGCGGAAGTTCGAGTACACCGCACCCTTGGAGAACCCGGCCGCCTCGGCGACCTTCTCCAGCGAGGTGGCGTGGTAGCCGTCGCGCAGGAACAGCTCCCGCGCGGTGTCGATCAGCAGCTCCCGGGTGCGGGCCTGGCTTTCGGCGCGGCTCAGTCGGGGCACCCGGACAGCCTAAGCCGCTATGCCTGGTCGGGGTGCAGGGCGTCGAGGATCAGGGCCAGGCCGAAGCGGAACTCCTCGGCGTAGTCATAGCCCCGGCCGGTGTGCTCGGCGACGAGTTCGGCCAGGTGCGGGTAGGCCTGATTGGGCAGTTCGCGCAAGATGCCCGCGGAGACCTCGGCGAACTCTTCCGGGCCGGTGAAGGGCAGGCTCTGCTCCTGCAGCACGAAGCCGTACAGGTAGCTGTCGATGGCGGAGACGGCGTGCGCGGCCATCGCGACGGAGAACCCGGCCGCGCGCAGCGTGCCCAGCACGGCGTCGTGGTGGCGCAGGGTGGCCGGGCCGGGGCTGGTGCGGGAGTCCAGCAGGCCGACCGCCCAGGGGTGGCGGCGCAGCACCGCGCGGGCCGAGTCCGCCCGTTCGCGCATGGCCTGCCGCCAGTGCCCGCCCGGCGCCGGGAGTTCGATCTCGGCGAAGACCGCGTCGATCATCCCGCCGAGCATGTCCTCCCGGCCCGCCACGTGGTTGTACAGCGACATCGCCTCCACGCCCAGCGTGGCCGCGATCGCCCGCATGGTGACCCCGGCCGTGCCCTTCGCATCGGCCAGCGCCATCGCCGCGGTGACCACCCGCTCCCGGCTCAGCGGCGTCCGCGCCGGTTTCCGGCCCACGCCCATGGCGCTCCCTTCGAGGTCGCTTGACGGACTTACGCTGTAAGCCTACCGTGACTTACAACGTAAGTTCGGCCGGACGTGAGTGGGAGCGGGGACATGAGCACTGGTGGGATGCGCAGGGTGTGCGTCATCGGCGCCTCGGGCAAGCTCGGGCAGTACCTGGTCCGGCACGCGCTGGACCGCGGCCATGAGGTGGTCGGGGTGTGCCGGGAGCGCAGTGTCGGCAAGCTGGCCGGGCTCGCCGACCGGATCACCGTGGTGCCGGGGGACACCAACGATCCGGCGGTGATCAAGCGTGCGGTGGCCGGGTGCGAGGGCGTGCTGACCGTGCTGGCGCCCTGGGGTGTGCGGCAGTACTCCTCGGGCACGGCGCAGGCGGTGCTCGACCACGCCGAACCCGGCGCGCGGCTGGTCTTCTCCTGCGGCTGGCACGTGGCCAGGGACGGCGCCGACCAGTACACCTGGCGGTTCCGGGCCACCGTCCGGCTGGTCACCTGGCTGGCCAGGCTGGTGCGCGCGGTGGAGATCGACGACCAGGTCGAGGCGGGCAGGCGGATCTTCGCCAGCGACCGGCGGTGGACCCTGGTCCGGGGCAGCGACCTGGAGGAGGGCGAGAGCCAGGGGCTGCCGGTGTGGCGCCGGCACGTCGGCGACCCGGCGCTGGCCAGCAATCTGACCCGGCGGGTGGACTTCGCCTTGTTCATGGTGGCCGCGCTGACCGACGACACGCTCGTCCAGGAGGCCCCGGCGATCGTCGGGCGGCTCGCGCCCAGCGCGCTGGCGCACGCCACCGCGGCGTAAATACTGCTAGTCTCCGGAAACCGTCGGTATCCGGAACGGGGTGTCGCTGATGACGAACCGGCTGACCAGGGATTTCCCGGTGCTCGTGGTGGGCGCCGGGGCGTCGGGGATCGGTGCGGCGGTCAAGCTGCGCGGGATGGGTGTCACCGACTTCGTGGTGCTGGAGAAGGCGGCGGAGCTGGGCGGCACCTGGCGGGACAACACCTACCCCGGCTGCGCCTGCGACGTGCCCTCGGCGCTGTACTCCTACTCCTTCGCGCCCAACCCGGAGTGGACCCGCGCCTTCGCCACCCAGCCGGAGATCAGGGACTACCTGGAGCACATCGCGCACCGCTACCGGGTGACCGGTCACCTGCGGTTCGGCGTGGAGGTGCTGGCCGCGCGCTGGGACGGCGAGCGGTGGGTGCTGGAGACCACCGACGGGCGCTACACCGCGCGGGTGCTCATCGCCGGGGCCGGGCCCTGGCACGAACCCAGGGTGCCCGACATCCCCGGCCTGGCCGACTTTCCAGGCGAGACCTTCCACTCGGCGCGCTGGAACCACGACTACGACCTGGCAGGCAAGCGGGTCGCGGTGGTGGGCACCGGGGCCTCGGCCGTGCAGTTCGTGCCCAAGATCGCGCCGGAGGTGGCCGAGCTGCACCTGTTCCAGCGCACCGCGCAGTGGGTGCTGCCCAAACCGGACCACTACGTGCCGCGGCTGGAACGCTGGCTGCTGCGCAACTTCCCGCGCACCCAGCGGGCGTTGCGGGCGGCCGAGTACGCCGGGCTGGAGGCGCTGGGCGTGGGTTTCCGGCATCCCTGGGTGCTGCGGCTGGTGCAGCAGGTCGGGCGGCTGCACCTGCGGGCCACGGTGCCGGAGCCGCGGTTGCGGGCCGCGCTGACCCCGGACTACACGTTGGGCTGCAAGCGATTGCTGCTGTCCAACAGCTACTACCAGGCACTCACCCGGCCCAACGTCGAGGTCCGGCCGACCGAGCTGAGCCGGATCGAGGGCAGTGTGGTGATCGGTGCGGACGGCGTGCGCACCGAGGTGGACGCGATCATCTTCGGCACCGGCTTCCACATCACCGACATGCCGGTGGCCGACCGGGTCTTCGACGGCAGGGGCCGCAGCCTGGCCCAGGTCTGGCGGGGCAGCCCGGAGGCGTACCTCGGCACCTCGGTGGCCGGGTTCCCGAACCTGTTCCTGTTGCTGGGCCCCAATCTGGGCACCGGGCACTCCTCGGCGTTCGCGATCATCGAGGCGCAGCTCACGCACGTGATGGCCGCGGTGCGGTTGCTGGCCGAGCGGGACTGGCCCGCGCTGTCGGTGCGGCCGGAGGCGCAGCAGCGGTTCAACGCGGCCGCGCAGCAGGCCCTGGCGCGCACGGTGTACAACGCGGGCGGCTGTGCGAGTTACTACCTGGATGCCAACGGGCGCAACAGTTTCTCCTGGCCGTGGTCGACCGGGGAGCTGACCCGCAGGGTGGGTGCGTTCGACCAGGCGGACTACCTGGTGGTGGCGCGGACGGCCGCAGGCTCGGGGAAGGAGCCGGGGCCGGTCAGCTCAGCGCGTGCGCCAGATCCGCGATGAGTTCGCGGGACCTGTTGCGGGACAGCGAGATCCCGTCCAGATCGGTCAGGATGCGGCGGTAGGTGGCCAGGTCGGCCGGGGATTCCAGGTACAGGTCCTGGGTTTCCTGGGGCAGGTGCACGACCGGGCGGTCATCGCCGTAGTGCAGCAGGGAGAACGGGCCGCCCAGGCCGGGGCAGGCGCCTGCGGACAGTGGCACCACCCGGATCTCCAGGTGCTTCCAGTTGCTCAGGAAGACCAGGTGCAGCAGCTGTTCGGGCAGCACCGAGGGCGTGCCGACGGTGCGGTGCAGCGCGGATTCGTCCAGGTGGAACAGGGCGGTCGGCGGGTAGGCCCTGCGCAGCGGGGATGGTCGTTCCGGGAGGCGGCCCAGTGCCCTGGCGTAGTCGTCGGTGCGCAGCAGCGGCGGGATCAGCACCGGGGCGAAGGACTGGATCGAACTGGCCTGGTTCTCCTGCGAGGTGCGCGGGCGGGGGCAGGCCCAGACGCCGTCCGGGGCGTCGCGCAACAGGTCGAGCAGGCGGGTGGTCTCGGTGTCGCTGGCGCCGTAGAAGCCGAGCACGTAGGCCACGTCGGCGACGGTGGTGCCGCGGTCGCCGGTTTCCAGGCGGGAGATCTTGCTGTGCGACCAGCCGGTGCGGCGGGCGAGGTCCATGCCGGTGTACCCGGCCTGTTCGCGCTTGCGGCGTAGTTCGGCGCCGAGGGCGCGGGAGCGGATGGTGGGGGGTTGGGTGGGCATGGGGGTGAATGTATTGGGGGGTGGGGTGTGGGGGGTGGGGTGGAGCGGGGGAATCGCTGAAAGGTGTGGGGGTGTGCCGGGGTGGCACAGCGGGGGAGGCGCGGGCTGGTCACTGCGCGTGCCGGGGGGTGCGTGGTGTTGCCGGGTGGGGCGGGGATTGTGTTGCGGGGCAAGGGGATGCGCTGGCGGGCAGGTGACCCGGGTGGGTGAAGTGTGGGGTGGGATGGGGTGGCGGGAACCTTTTTGGTGGCGCCTTGGGTGGGGTGGGAGTTGTTGTGGGGTAAGGGAATGGGGCCGGGTGGCGCACCGGGGGAGTGGCCCCCGGTGCGCGCCGGTTCAGGTCAGCTCACCCACGGTTCGGTGACGCGCCAGGTGGTGTCCTCGGCGAAGAGGTGCGGGTTGTCGAAGGGGAAGCGGTTGCTGGTGTCGGCCAGGTAGAGGCCGCCGTGGCTGTGCCGCAGGAAGCGGCCGGGCAGGTTGACCGACTCGAAGGAGACGTCCGCGCCGGTGCGGCCGGTGCGGGCGCAGAAGGTGGCGTCCCTGCCGAACAGCTCGCTGTTGTCGTTGCCCGCCAGGCTGATCCGGAAGTCACTGTGCCGCAGGAAGCTGCCCCGGAAGTTCACCGACTCGATCGAGTAG contains:
- a CDS encoding helix-turn-helix domain-containing protein, whose protein sequence is MPTQPPTIRSRALGAELRRKREQAGYTGMDLARRTGWSHSKISRLETGDRGTTVADVAYVLGFYGASDTETTRLLDLLRDAPDGVWACPRPRTSQENQASSIQSFAPVLIPPLLRTDDYARALGRLPERPSPLRRAYPPTALFHLDESALHRTVGTPSVLPEQLLHLVFLSNWKHLEIRVVPLSAGACPGLGGPFSLLHYGDDRPVVHLPQETQDLYLESPADLATYRRILTDLDGISLSRNRSRELIADLAHALS
- a CDS encoding TetR/AcrR family transcriptional regulator; this encodes MPRLSRAESQARTRELLIDTARELFLRDGYHATSLEKVAEAAGFSKGAVYSNFRNKDELCLAVLDALHLAEATQIVAAFQSSADSEQRLAAFDAWAQRMLGDTGWTLLEVEFAVQARRDPELGGQLARRARGLHRAIAALIEQQSAELGLRPALSAEVLAPALLSLGIGLGMQRALDPTLPASVLTDTIRALLQRD
- a CDS encoding flavin-containing monooxygenase, translating into MTNRLTRDFPVLVVGAGASGIGAAVKLRGMGVTDFVVLEKAAELGGTWRDNTYPGCACDVPSALYSYSFAPNPEWTRAFATQPEIRDYLEHIAHRYRVTGHLRFGVEVLAARWDGERWVLETTDGRYTARVLIAGAGPWHEPRVPDIPGLADFPGETFHSARWNHDYDLAGKRVAVVGTGASAVQFVPKIAPEVAELHLFQRTAQWVLPKPDHYVPRLERWLLRNFPRTQRALRAAEYAGLEALGVGFRHPWVLRLVQQVGRLHLRATVPEPRLRAALTPDYTLGCKRLLLSNSYYQALTRPNVEVRPTELSRIEGSVVIGADGVRTEVDAIIFGTGFHITDMPVADRVFDGRGRSLAQVWRGSPEAYLGTSVAGFPNLFLLLGPNLGTGHSSAFAIIEAQLTHVMAAVRLLAERDWPALSVRPEAQQRFNAAAQQALARTVYNAGGCASYYLDANGRNSFSWPWSTGELTRRVGAFDQADYLVVARTAAGSGKEPGPVSSARAPDPR
- a CDS encoding TetR/AcrR family transcriptional regulator, with translation MGVGRKPARTPLSRERVVTAAMALADAKGTAGVTMRAIAATLGVEAMSLYNHVAGREDMLGGMIDAVFAEIELPAPGGHWRQAMRERADSARAVLRRHPWAVGLLDSRTSPGPATLRHHDAVLGTLRAAGFSVAMAAHAVSAIDSYLYGFVLQEQSLPFTGPEEFAEVSAGILRELPNQAYPHLAELVAEHTGRGYDYAEEFRFGLALILDALHPDQA
- a CDS encoding NAD(P)-dependent oxidoreductase, whose translation is MSTGGMRRVCVIGASGKLGQYLVRHALDRGHEVVGVCRERSVGKLAGLADRITVVPGDTNDPAVIKRAVAGCEGVLTVLAPWGVRQYSSGTAQAVLDHAEPGARLVFSCGWHVARDGADQYTWRFRATVRLVTWLARLVRAVEIDDQVEAGRRIFASDRRWTLVRGSDLEEGESQGLPVWRRHVGDPALASNLTRRVDFALFMVAALTDDTLVQEAPAIVGRLAPSALAHATAA